A stretch of the Aegilops tauschii subsp. strangulata cultivar AL8/78 chromosome 4, Aet v6.0, whole genome shotgun sequence genome encodes the following:
- the LOC109741056 gene encoding uncharacterized protein: MTDFLAMHCDEDWMMVDATIIRWVFLTVSKDIFHTVVRDGDDAYMVWTKIIGLFTDNKLQRIVFLQQEYFGCHQNDSSIDAYCMRLKTLSDELNDVIFKVGDELLLATLTAGLNEDLGNAPSNLTLMANPTYERAVAYLRLEERRLKNLRACPAHAAFAAGYSHGGSTLAPPPGATAPRCLRSLARRCL, from the coding sequence ATGACTGACTTCCTCGCCATGCATTGCGATGAGGATTGGATGATGGTTGACGCCACCATCATCCGGTGGGTCTTCCTCACCGTGTCTAAGGACATCTTTCACACTGTTGTTCGCGACGGTGACGATGCCTACATGGTGTGGACGAAGATCATCGGCCTCTTCACCGACAATAAGCTCCAACGGATCGTCTTCTTGCAGCAGGAGTATTTTGGTTGTCACCAAAATGACTCCTCCATTGACGCCTACTGCATGCGCCTCAAGACCCTCTCTGACGAACTCAATGACGTCATCTTCAAGGTTGGGGACGAGCTCCTCCTCGCTACCCTCACAGCCGGCCTCAACGAAGATCTCGGTAATGCCCCGTCCAATCTTACTCTTATGGCTAACCCTACTTATGAACGGGCGGTGGCCTATCTACGTCTTGAGGAGCGTCGCCTGAAGAACCTGCGGGCTTGTCCGGCTCATGCCGCCTTCGCCGCTGGCTATTCCCACGGCGGGTCTACATTAGCACCTCCGCCGGGGGCCACGGCGCCCCGCTGCCTCCGCAGCCTCGCTCGCCGGTGCCTCTAG